Genomic window (Phaeodactylum tricornutum CCAP 1055/1 chromosome 3, complete sequence):
TTCAGCAATGGCAGCAAATCCATCACATGATCCCAATTTTGCATCAACAGCACGTCGGAGCGGTGCACAATGCACATCTCGATGCTGGAAAGGAAATCTGCGTCGTTGTCTGAAGTTTCCGAAATCGACTCCGGTGTGACAGATATTTTCAGTCCTAGCGGCGATGCCACGATAATATCGCTCTTGTAGAAATCGGAATAGAGCTTGATATCACACGTAGATTCCGTGAcgctctttttgtttctgcGTTTGGGGTGAAGGGATAACCCGAGTTTgaagtcgtcgtcatcgtttgCAGTCTCTCCAAATAATTCGTGCCAATCCGAGCCCTTACTTTGAATAGCCTTCTGGCGATATACACGGGCATTCTCGTCCATGTCGGCATCGTCCACTTGCAAGGGACCATATTCTTGATCAAACCGGTCTCGAGCATCGTCATCCCTGGAATTCGGCTGCTGAGGCTGATCCTGCTGTAGTAGAGACAGGAGTGTCTTGACAAAATCATGACACGTACTTCGGGTAGGTAGGAGAATCAACACCGTTGGTCGGGTAAATCCTTGATCACGCCAcgattcttcttcctcatcgttATCATTGTCAGAGACTTTTTGTTGCTCGTCTTCTTGGTCTTCCAAAGCCTGAATACGTTGATTGTGTTGATAAATTGTAGCGCGTGATTGCAGTACGTGCTGTAGAGCGTGCAGCGCTAGAGTACGCTCAATGCTCTGGCGCTGATATGAATCCCTGTGAGGATACGCCAACAATGTATCGTGATACGAAAATACCAAGGGATCCAAAACGGCGGACAAAGACCACGACGAATTTTTTGGAATAGTATCCGACTTTTGCTTTAGAAGGGGACGCATACTGGATCGCAGAACATCGCCCCATTTTTTCCAATCAGTCAGTCGCGGAGATGGAGATTCATTTTTGGGCGACGGTGACGTACTGACCGTGCCCCAGAAGGTTTCCGGCCAACCGGTTGAAATTTGTAGTTCCATATTTTCTAGTTGGGCCGGGAGAGGCACCATCTCCAGTGTCGCGGGGGATAGTGTTTTGGCGGAAGGTGAAGACGTATCGTCGCTTGAAGGAATAGCGAATCGATTGGAAAAATAGTATTCCATGTttctgactgactgtgaagcttCCTCTACTGTTTCGTCCTCGACGTCCTCTCGTTCGTCTCTCGTTTGGACCTCTGGAATTagcttcgtcgtcttcgagGAGACAGACGTCTCGATGTTGGTTTTTATGGAAGTTTCAAAttcgtcgctgtcgttgtcgagaTCATCGACGTGCGATTGCAATGACCATTCAGGCTCTTgctttttttcttgttgacCATTACTGCTACCGATAACCCGTCGATGTTTATGATCCCGACGAATCTTCGCCAAAAACGTCTGACACGCCGTTTCGCCAGGTATATCGTCGTCGCTAGAGTCGCTACCGGAATACGGTTGCCTCTCTCGTCGTTCTCGCGTCTTGGTCGTCTTCGTTCCCCTTTGGTTGCTAGTGGTGGCATTCACGGACTCACCGTCCTTATCCGCTTGAACGCGACGATGTTTCGTCTTGGTATCGACCCGATCTCCTCTACGAATACTCGCTCCTTTTGATCCTCCCTCTGCCGGACTCTGTTGATCGACTTCGCCCCATTGACGCTCGAGCTTGGCCTTGGCCCGGGCTTTTTTCCCTTTCGGACCAGATTTCTTGGTCTCCTTCTTTTGACTCGATCGACCCATTTTGGACGTGACTAGCTACTGTTGGGGTAATCCAGCGGCGGGTTTTGCTGTGGCTAGTCGTTTGGCAATAAAGCTAGTCGCTTTCCGATGCGGGTCGGATTTTTCAGTCCATCGATTTGCGTGTGAAAAGTGAGGTGTGTCTTGGATGGACGAAGGAGGAAACGAATGAATGGATCCGGTTTCCGGTCGGCGTACAGTAGCGCGATTGGGTCTATGGTCTCTTCCTTTCAATGCGGCGGACAGTCCATCTGCTATTATTCCATCTGTTAGATGTGTCTCTCGGATATCAAAGTGCCTAATTAGCAAACAAGTAAACATTGAATCGTCGACATCTTCCTTCCGATCCGTGTTATGCAATGAGTCCTACTTCGACACGAATTGGATTCGGAACGGACTAGTTTTGGCCAAGCAGAGCGTTGCAGTAAGTTTTGTTCTTCGTCTCGCTTCCACgacgatcgatcgatcaatCGATCGGTCTGTGCGGCCTGGCCTCTCTTGGCACGATGGGTGCTTTCGGTATTCCTGCATTTCCGCCATTCCCGACACTAGCATTCCATCCCACTCGTTCATTGACAGTGCAAGCAACTCCTTATAGATATATACCGCACGATGGGTAATATTCCAACGGGTATGGAAGGAGACGGATCTCCTTcgaacgacaaaaacaaGGACTCGAAGGAGGAGGACGACCcgagcaagaagaagaaaaagcgctTCGAGCCACGCGCCGCGACTCGTCAAggtcgtcggcgtcgtcggaAGGGTCCTTCCGGTCTCAACAAGACACCAACTATTCTTCCGAATTCCAAATGTAAACTGCGTTTGCTAAAGCTCGATCGCGTCAAGGATTTCCTGCTGCTCGAGGAAGAATTTATCCGCAATCACCAAGCCCTCACGGCAACGAACCCCAATTCGTCTTTGCAGGATCGCGATAAGGAAGAACGGGAGAATCTGGAAGAACTCCGCGGGACGCCACTCGGCGTGGGATCGCTCGAAGAAATTATCGACGACAATCACGCCATTGTTAGTTCCTCCGTCGGACCCGAATATTACGTCAATATCCTATCCAGTGTCAACCAAGATTTGCTCGAACCGGGATGTGCCGTGCTCTTGCACAACAAGACAATGAGCGTCGTTGGTATACTCGCCGATGACGAAGATCCCATGGTTTCCGTCATGAAGGTAGAAAAGGCTCCGTTGGAGACTTATGCGGACATTGGCGGTCTAGAGTCGCAAATtcaagaaatcaaagaagCCGTGGAACTGCCCCTGGCGCATCCCGAATTGTACGAAGACATTGGGATTAAACCACCAAAGGGTGTCATTTTGTACGGAGAACCCGGGACGGGGAAGACGCTGCTCGCCAAGGCCGTGGCCAATCAAACCTCCGCCACATTTTTGCGCGTCGTCGGCTCGGAACTTATCCAAAAATACCTCGGCGACGGACCCAAGCTGGTCCGGGAACTGTTCCGCGTTGCGGACGACTTGTCCCCGACAATTGTCTTTATCGACGAAATTGATGCCGTTGGTTCCAAGCGCTACGACTCCGGTTCCGGTGGAACGCGCGAAATCCAACGTACCATGCTCGAGTTGCTGAACCAACTGGATGGCTTTGACGAACGAGGGGACGTTAAGGTGATTATGGCCACCAACCGTATCGAAAGTCTAGACCCAGCATTGATTCGACCCGGACGAATCGACCGTAAAATTGAATTCCCGTTACCCGACGTGGTCACGAAACGACACATTTTCAATATCCACACGAACAAAATGACACTCTCCGCGGACGTGGATCTGGAAAAATTCGTCATGTCGAAGGACGATTTGAGCGGCGCCGATATCAAAGCGGTTTGTACAGAAGCAGGTATGCTTGCCCTGCGGGAACGAAGGATGAAGGTCTGTCAAGACGACTTTGTCAAGGCGAAAGAGAAAGCGCTGTATCGGAAAAAGGGCAACACTCCGGAAGGATTATATCTTTAAGCCATCGTTAGGTTCGTTGTGCGTGGTGCGGTGTGCAGAGGACCAAACCACTCACGTACCCACTCCTTGACCGCAACGTTTGTTTCTATAACCATTACAATTGCAGCAACAACGATCAATCATTCTCTATCTTACAAAGAAGATCAAACTCTATCTTACAATTAGTAGTAGTGACATTTCACCTCCTACAGTGAGTGCGTGTTTTGCGAGATTACAAAGCTCAGGGATGTCCTTCTCTAGACCTGACTATCAGGACCTCAAGCTACTGCCTTTGCCAAATTGAGATACGGGGATGCAAGCCGTGTGCCCTGTTTTGCAATCAGCAACATAGCTAACATGTCACAAAATGCGCTAACATAGGTTGCCGCGAATTCCATTTTTTTTGCTCCCCTGCCAATGTACTCTGGCACCGTACTTACTGCTACAAACACAAATAATCTTTGCGACGACACGATTCATTCGGAATTTTTAGTTTTCAACACATTTTGCAATAGACGCGCACTTCACCAACGTGAGCTTTCATTGGGTACCTGTTCAATGTTATACCGCTGGTGTTGGTGTGGTTGACAGTTTTTCGGGAAGTGCGTTTTTCCAAGCGGACGAACACATGAGCCAAAACCAAGGAGTACGGAGAACGTTTTCGTCTCGATCGAATTCGAACGCTGGCGGACAAGACAGCAATCTTTTAGCAAAGACGGACGCTGTGGACGAAGGGCATCTATCCAAAGGATTTTCGGCAGCCTCGACACTCTCGGCACGAAACAATAGTGTGAATATGCCTCTCCCAACCTTGCCGGCCTTAGCCGACAGCTTTGAACCGGCTCAATGCGACGGAAAGAACCCTGCCACTTCGCAGATAACAGGACGAGCCGGTCCCTCGTGGTTTGTCATTCAAGTAACTTTATTGGCCAGTTTGGGTGGTATACTCTTTGGATACGATTTGGGTGTTATATCTGGAGCCCTTCCACAATTGACATCCTACTTTGACCTACAAAGCGCGCAACAAGAAATCGTAGTTTCCGTCTTGTACGTTGGTGGAGGATTCGGCGCCGCCTTGGGAGGAGCTCTCTGCGATACCTACGGACGCAAAAGTACTATTCTTGTCACGGATGTATTGTTCCTGTTGGGGGCAATAATACTGTACGCGGCAGCCTCGTACGGGATGATAATTTGTGGGAGAATTGTTGTGGGATTCGCCATTGCTGTCTCAGGGATTGCCGATGTTTCGTACCTTCATGAAATTGCACCAATACAGTACCGTGGCTCGATTGTTTCCGTTAACGAAGCTTGCATTGCACTGGGGTTCTTACTTGCATTTGGTGTCGGTGGATGGATGTCTCGAGAGGAAACCAATAACGAGGGATGGCGAGGTATGTTTGGGATAAGTGGTGTGGTTGCCTTTATCCAGCTCATCGGAATGTGGACCATGCCGGAATCGCCCACATGGCTAAAGGATCGGGGATTACATCGAGAAAGTGAGGCAGTGTTGCGGCGCATTTATCCGGAACCATTTGTTTCCAATTTCGTCCATAGTGACGCCAATTCTGGTCCCGAAAATAAGGTTGTTTCCAGCATAATGTACGAAACACTTTCACCCAAACCAAGGAAACCCTCCGTGCATCCATCAGTGTCCTCTCTTGAAGCAGGAACTTCGCCTTCACTATCGGTCAATGCCGGCTTCTTGGCCAAATCGACATATGCTTGTCGGTACTCTCATTACCTATGCACCCAATTGAAAGCATTCGCCGTGACTTCCATGCATACCTACCGAAGGCAAGTCTACATTGCCCTTTTCTTAGCAGTCTGTCAACAGCTATGTGGCCAAACGAACGTGCTTAGCTATGCACCCTTGATCTTCGCTGGAGGAAACGCATCGAAAAGCGGAGATTTCGTCCGAGGATGGGCGACCCTTTCGATAGGCATCGTCAAATTTGCCGTTTCGTGTGTAGTCATCTGGAAAGTTGATGCGCTGGGACGACGACATTTACTACTAGCTGGATTGGGAGTGGTCGCAGTGGGTTTGCTTTTCTTGAGTATTGCTTTTCGCGGAGCCGAAGTCTCTGACAAGCCGGTAAAAGGCGGCGATGAGCCGACCACTACCTTGATTGACGAAGGCGACCGTGCCTTCTCACTCGCCTTACCAGGCGTATTGCTTGTTGTAACAGGATATTCCATGTCCTTTGGGCCGCTCACATGGCTGCTAACATCGGAACTATTTCCGACCGATATTCGAGGACGAGCTTTAGGAGCAAGTACGATCATCACTTACTTTTGTGCATGGGTCGTGACGAGCACTTTTTTATCCGCGCAAGAATGGCTGGGTGCTAGCACCGTCTTCACGATGTATTTTCTCGTTACAGTGGCAGGATTCCTCTTTGCGATAAAGGCAATTCCGGATACCGGCGAGAAAAGCACCAGAGAGATCGATGACAGTTTGGATCAAATGGCGTGGTGGCGTCCGCGGAGAAATGACGTCTCGCGCACTCGACAAGATACCCTTGAAGCACGCCCAATCGTTGCACACAAAGCTGACATTGCGTGAAATTCATAAGACTGGATCTATCTATTTATCATTGAATTTCTACCGCTCGCCTTCGAGTCACATTTTGCGTAGCAGGTCTTCCTTCCTCGTCCTCAGAGGAATCGTCCACCTCTTCGTCGGAAgagtcgtcttcttcatcactTTCGACAATAATAGATGTGGTCCGTGCGTCCAACCTAACCTGACGCGGTTCTTTCCGCCGGAGGGATCGGCCTGTTTGCGAAGGAGCAACCAAGATTCGACGTTTTCCGGGACAAGGTGGTGGCAAGTCGCCGCGGTTTGGAGGCATTTTACGTCGATCCAGAGCAAGCGGCAAGGACTGAACTCTGGTCAACGTAATTGCAGACTCGATTGTCTCCATATTGTGCGGTGATACCTGTCGTTttggtggtggaggaggaggtgGGAGAACACTTTGCTTGTACTGCTCTAGTTCGAGCTCGATGTCATTGGTAGAGGCCGCTGACTGTTTGGATAGCGACGGACTAGTTTTTCGAAAGACCCGGAATGATTCCGGATTCGGAGAAGTCGGCGCCTTGGGGAGACTACAAGTCGTGACATTTGAAGATTTGGTTTGACGAGTGGGTGAAGAAGCGTTTACTTTCTTCACCTCAATATTCATGGTTGCATTCAAATGCATCGAAAGATGCATTTCCGTCGAAGCCTCGAATGAGCGATGCGGCGTAGCATCGTGATGAGGCAAATCGACTATTGCAATCTGCCCACCATTTAGTTGTGAATTGCAATTTTGCATGCCTTTCTCTAGAAGTGACAAAGTAGGCTTAATTGGCGAGAGACTTTCCACTTTAGAGGACGATTCAAGACACCGTGGCGAAGCCTGGGTATTGTGACCAGCTAACATCGGGGGACTCGGATTTGGAGACGTCGTCATTGTCTCGAAAACAGCTACTTGCACTGGCCTGCCCAACTTTATTGTATTGTCTGGGTCATCGGTAGATGTCCGTTGAGGAAGCTCGGCAGAGAACGATCGATCTCGCGGTCGCAAGTGGATTTTTCCAGAGATATTTCCGGTTAAGAGGTGCGGCATTAATGAACCTTTGGCTTCGCTATCCGTCGCAACGAGCTCTGGACAGGAACTTGTCGACAATTGTTTGATGAAAGGGGTGTCTGCACCTGCCGTCGGATCCTGTGATCGCTCCTCAGAATCAGTAGTCGGGCCAGTTCCAGACGTTTTGCTGGAATGATTCCGAAAGGCCAATTTCAGTTTAGACTTTTTCTTTGAATCGGCTGTTGCCACATTGAAACGTCGCAGTAGTGAAAGTGTTCCACAGGCTGCACTCCATTCACAAGCTACAACGTTTGTGGATAAGGACGCGTACTCCATACGGTCCCGGAGCGATTCGCGGTCGAGGTTGTCCAAGACGTTTTTCTTAAAATTCAAACCCAAACTTGTTGGAGAGCAGCCAACTTGCGATTTAACACCACTTAGACTGGCTTCGATTCCTTGCTCCTTGAGGAAAGGTGTGTCCTGTTCCTCGTCGAGTTCGTCCTGACCATCGAACAAGCTCATATTCAAATTGAGCTCATTCGAGGTTTCCAGTGATTTTATCGACAACTCGGACCTCGGTGCACCAGCCGGTCTACTCAGAACTCGTTCCGTAAACGTAACACTGACGCCATCAATAGACTTTAAGCAAGGCATGTGACATAGGATGTATAGTCGACGAAGTTGGGAGCGTTGCTTCGTCGTCAGTGTGCTCCGTCTCATACGTTCTTCATTGTCCAGATTAGTCGCATCCACATTCAGCATCCCGCTGTCCTCCTTGATCGCGGCATCTGTCGCCTGTCCAACGTGTAAGTGGTCCAAATTCACGAAGACAGTTTGCACCGTATCCAGCCACGTTAACAGCGAGTCGTTGGGGATGGCAGAGTTCGGTGCACAAAGGTACAAGGTCCGTATCCGGGAGGCCACGTGCTGTGGCATGCCACGTTGTAGGACTTGCGGGTCGGAGTGCTGCAGCAACCGCGGTGGTACTTGCCAGACATCGTTTTGTATCTGCGTACCAGCCTGTTGTGAAATATAGCGATAGCGTTCATCGGCGTTGTGCCATTGCGTTGCGGTTCCCTGGGAAGATGGAAAAATATCACCATCATCTTGTTCTAACCGGGGACTTTCGAACACGAGCTTTTTGCGTCGCGACATCGAATCAGTCGAGGAACAATCAGGGCGAGTAGGCAAGTTCGCGGATTGACGAAGTACCGACAGGGAGAacattttttccttttcagaGTGTTCGATGGTAGTGTCCCTAATTTTGTGGGGGGAAAGCGGCATCTCGGGAATAGACAACGTTTCGTTCGCGTTTGCAGGGGCCGCCATTCTTTTGCGAGTATTAGCCAATGTCGTCGGGAATCCAAAAGTTGGTAGTCTGTTCGTTTCCACGCTAAATGACGATCGCCCTCTGATGGTGTACGACTCTTGTGGACTCGTATGGACTGAATCTACTGCTGGATGCTCTGGAAATTGAGCGTTAAAATTCCACTTGTTGCAGACCACTTTCACTGTTTTGTATCAACGCCATGCGACTACCCATGAACACCTTACCGACGAAGCAAGATCATTCCGGTTTCGCTAGTGTAAGCAGCTCTTTGTCCTCCCCTCGCGCGGTTGTTTATTCACTGTTAAGAAAGTGCAACAGTACCTACCAGCGAGAGAAGACAGTTTGCCAGGTCCCCAACGCCTGGGTCCGTTAATATCCGAAAGAACCGGAGCGCGAACGAAAAGCCGCCTATGCAATTGTCGGAATGTAGTTGGCTAGCGTAAACCAATCATACAGATACATCGAAATGGACGAAATCGGCTCTTAGAGACATAAAAGATCTTAAATAAATTCATTTAATTAAGTAACTTTCTGATTGTGGAATTTCTTGATATCAAAAATAGAAATCAAAATGGGGGTCTACCGGGGGCAACGGACGCTTCCCTTCATTCTTGAGAACAACCCCTGTTAGGGGTACGTAGACTCCCAGTCGAAATCAATCGCGAGGCATTCGTCGCCACGAAGCGGACTTACAGTTATGTTTGATCCGATATTCGTCAATGGCCTATTATTGTCAAGGTATGCTGCACTCTGAACCTTCAAACAACACCATATCGGCCTATTTCAATATCGGGAGCAAAGCTTTTTGCGTGTAAGTTTCCCGTTTCTCAGCATACTGGCCTACCCGTCAATGGTCGTCGCTCAGCGTTTGCAAAAGCATTCGCACGCCGTGtggacggatttttcctCATCCCAGCCGCAAGCGATTGCTATTGTCTTGGGCCACTTGGGCGTTTCTGATCACACCTTGCACCGATACGCTAAGTGGTATGTCAACCGGAGTTCCTCCGTTGTTGCCGCTTCCTCGCCACCGCACATTTTTGCGCGGAACGGCAGTTTGCGAGACACAACGGAACAAATTCTGGCACAGACTGTAAGGGCGCTACATCAAGCCGAGTCAAATTCTCAAGCGCCAAGGAATCTACCGCCAATTGTTGTGCACTTGTTCAGCAATGGTGGCGCTTTTTTGTTGCAAGACTTCGAGAAGCTcttgttggaaaagtccAACAGCGACTCCGAACGGGCCACCCGGAAACGAGTTCGCCAACAACTAGCgctgggatatcaaatattCGATTCTTGTCCCTGTTATCTGCGAGTATGGGGCGATAATATGTACTGGAAGGATTCCTTTCCTCACCCACAGCTGTCGCGGTGGGTACGAATGATCTACGCTCGAATGTCCATGGCATTTTTGAGCACCTGGTTTCGGATCACGACGAGTTTTCCTATCCGAACCCTCCCTGCGGCTTTTTGGAGCGCCATGAAGACTAGCCGAGCCTGTCCCTATGCAATTTACGTATACTCGACACGTGATTTGTTGTCTGACGCAAGTGCTGTCGATCGACTGATTCAGTATCGGCGACAACAAAGTGGAGGAAAGATTCTTTGTGACGTACATCGCTACGATGATTCCAATCATTGCCGCATCGACAAGGATCACCCTAAAGAATATGGACAAATGATTGATAAAGCGTTGGAAGCAGCGGTTCAACGAGCCACCTGTAGTCAACTTGATCACGGATAAATAGAATACAAATCGCTTTTACAAATTGTCTTTTGCTTGCAAAACTACTGAAAAAAAATCATGCTCTCTGCCAACGCTGAGCTATTCTTCAATGGTACTCACAACCAGTATCGAAACTTGTCTTCAAGTCGTCACcggtatatatatataattACCGATCTGTATCGACAAACAAAGGCGGAGGTTGTGGTATGATTCAGTGCATCATCTGAACTGCGCTTTGTCTACTGTTTGATAGTCAAAGGGGGTCCATGCAGCCGCTCTCTCTCCTTTATAAATACTAGACTGTACTCATGTCGGTGTCTTCGTCGGAGGAGATTCCGGTGGAAATAATGGCAGAACACCACAAGCGTTGATGCTGCTGCCACCGGGCGTTCGACACTACCGCCTGGCACCGTGTGCACACGACAGATGATGCGTCTTCCATGGCTTGTCTCAAAATATCTTGCTTACCAAGTTGGTAAAGCAAGGAAGATTCGTCCGTCACCAATTCCTGTACAATTTGTAAGGCTCGTTGCATTCGCGCCTGTCGTGATCCGACGTGTGACACAATATCATCACCAAGTTCGTCGCGTAGCCGATTCATGGCATCATTGGCACTGGCTGGTCCCGAGTTTAATGCCAATGCCTGCATGAGTGCCGAAAGAGCTTCCGTCGGATTGTGCTCGTAGTTCGTCTGGGCGTACTGAATAAGGGAGGAAATTGTTTGCCGGTCGTTGTGGCAGGACGAAGCGGAGGAGGGCGCACGACCGTGCTCCCCCGTGTCCATCCTTGTGCGGTCGTCTTGTCCGATCGCGTTCAAG
Coding sequences:
- a CDS encoding predicted protein, yielding MEGDGSPSNDKNKDSKEEDDPSKKKKKRFEPRAATRQGRRRRRKGPSGLNKTPTILPNSKCKLRLLKLDRVKDFLLLEEEFIRNHQALTATNPNSSLQDRDKEERENLEELRGTPLGVGSLEEIIDDNHAI
- a CDS encoding predicted protein — protein: MVVAQRLQKHSHAVWTDFSSSQPQAIAIVLGHLGVSDHTLHRYAKWYVNRSSSVVAASSPPHIFARNGSLRDTTEQILAQTVRALHQAESNSQAPRNLPPIVVHLFSNGGAFLLQDFEKLLLEKSNSDSERATRKRVRQQLALGYQIFDSCPCYLRVWGDNMYWKDSFPHPQLSRWVRMIYARMSMAFLSTWFRITTSFPIRTLPAAFWSAMKTSRACPYAIYVYSTRDLLSDASAVDRLIQYRRQQSGGKILCDVHRYDDSNHCRIDKDHPKEYGQMIDKALEAAVQRATCSQLDHG
- a CDS encoding predicted protein gives rise to the protein MSVVGILADDEDPMVSVMKVEKAPLETYADIGGLESQIQEIKEAVELPLAHPELYEDIGIKPPKGVILYGEPGTGKTLLAKAVANQTSATFLRVVGSELIQKYLGDGPKLVRELFRVADDLSPTIVFIDEIDAVGSKRYDSGSGGTREIQRTMLELLNQLDGFDERGDVKVIMATNRIESLDPALIRPGRIDRKIEFPLPDVVTKRHIFNIHTNKMTLSADVDLEKFVMSKDDLSGADIKAVCTEAGMLALRERRMKVCQDDFVKAKEKALYRKKGNTPEGLYL
- a CDS encoding predicted protein, encoding MSQNQGVRRTFSSRSNSNAGGQDSNLLAKTDAVDEGHLSKGFSAASTLSARNNSVNMPLPTLPALADSFEPAQCDGKNPATSQITGRAGPSWFVIQVTLLASLGGILFGYDLGVISGALPQLTSYFDLQSAQQEIVVSVLYVGGGFGAALGGALCDTYGRKSTILVTDVLFLLGAIILYAAASYGMIICGRIVVGFAIAVSGIADVSYLHEIAPIQYRGSIVSVNEACIALGFLLAFGVGGWMSREETNNEGWRGMFGISGVVAFIQLIGMWTMPESPTWLKDRGLHRESEAVLRRIYPEPFVSNFVHSDANSAFAVTSMHTYRRQVYIALFLAVCQQLCGQTNVLSYAPLIFAGGNASKSGDFVRGWATLSIGIVKFAVSCVVIWKVDALGRRHLLLAGLGVVAVGLLFLSGDEPTTTLIDEGDRAFSLALPGVLLVVTGYSMSFGPLTWLLTSELFPTDIRGRALGASTIITYFCAWVVTSTFLSAQEWLGASTVFTMYFLVTVAGFLFAIKAIPDTGEKSTREIDDSLDQMAWWRPRRNDVSRT
- a CDS encoding predicted protein yields the protein MDTGEHGRAPSSASSCHNDRQTISSLIQYAQTNYEHNPTEALSALMQALALNSGPASANDAMNRLRDELGDDIVSHVGSRQARMQRALQIVQELVTDESSLLYQLGKQDILRQAMEDASSVVCTRCQAVVSNARWQQHQRLWCSAIISTGISSDEDTDMSTV
- a CDS encoding predicted protein; this encodes MAAPANANETLSIPEMPLSPHKIRDTTIEHSEKEKMFSLSVLRQSANLPTRPDCSSTDSMSRRKKLVFESPRLEQDDGDIFPSSQGTATQWHNADERYRYISQQAGTQIQNDVWQVPPRLLQHSDPQVLQRGMPQHVASRIRTLYLCAPNSAIPNDSLLTWLDTVQTVFVNLDHLHVGQATDAAIKEDSGMLNVDATNLDNEERMRRSTLTTKQRSQLRRLYILCHMPCLKSIDGVSVTFTERVLSRPAGAPRSELSIKSLETSNELNLNMSLFDGQDELDEEQDTPFLKEQGIEASLSGVKSQVGCSPTSLGLNFKKNVLDNLDRESLRDRMEYASLSTNVVACEWSAACGTLSLLRRFNVATADSKKKSKLKLAFRNHSSKTSGTGPTTDSEERSQDPTAGADTPFIKQLSTSSCPELVATDSEAKGSLMPHLLTGNISGKIHLRPRDRSFSAELPQRTSTDDPDNTIKLGRPVQVAVFETMTTSPNPSPPMLAGHNTQASPRCLESSSKVESLSPIKPTLSLLEKGMQNCNSQLNGGQIAIVDLPHHDATPHRSFEASTEMHLSMHLNATMNIEVKKVNASSPTRQTKSSNVTTCSLPKAPTSPNPESFRVFRKTSPSLSKQSAASTNDIELELEQYKQSVLPPPPPPPKRQVSPHNMETIESAITLTRVQSLPLALDRRKMPPNRGDLPPPCPGKRRILVAPSQTGRSLRRKEPRQVRLDARTTSIIVESDEEDDSSDEEVDDSSEDEEGRPATQNVTRRRAVEIQ